Proteins encoded within one genomic window of Setaria italica strain Yugu1 chromosome IV, Setaria_italica_v2.0, whole genome shotgun sequence:
- the LOC105914265 gene encoding uncharacterized protein LOC105914265, which yields MCGGSVRPCHYAVLGVATCASAANIDAAYHKKVEEWRLEGDSSTTQESRASFRRIKEAFEVLSDASRRASYDAGVSPAGFQLAKVLPSMNKLLADIGELRKGISNFTDRMKQDPKLSMEQMLAMLKEINKRNDDQPPAPAGRGRPPKRNGSPSPRPGAPVRKKLAARKARAKKSSGASSPTLSPPARGTKRPPSPGFYSPCACVLKKLHAEK from the exons ATGTGCGGGGGCTCAGTGAGGCCGTGCCACTACGCGGTGCTGGGCGTGGCGACGTGCGCGTCCGCCGCCAACATCGACGCCGCCTACCACAAGAAGGTCGAG GAGTGGCGGCTGGAGGGGGATTCTTCTACGACGCAGGAATCCAGGGCAAGTTTTCGCCGGATAAAGGAGGCATTCGAAG TGCTCTCGGACGCCTCTAGGAGGGCGTCGTACGACGCGGGCGTCTCCCCGGCTGGGTTTCAACTGGCCAAAGTTTTGCCGTCGATGAACAAGCTCCTCGCAGATATTGGGGAGTTGCGGAAAGGGATTAGCAACTTTACGGACAGAATGAAGCAG GACCCCAAGCTCTCCATGGAACAGATGCTGGCCATGCTCAAGGAGATTAACAAGCGCAACGACGACCAGCCTCCGGCGCCAGCAGGGAGAGGGAGGCCGCCGAAGCGCAACGGCTCGCCGTCGCCTCGCCCAGGCGCACCCGTCCGCAAGAAGCTAGCTGCCCGGAAAGCCCGTGCGAAGAAGAGTTCGGGCGCCTCGTCCCCTACCCTGAGCCCCCCTGCCCGTGGCACCAAGCGCCCACCGTCACCAGGGTTCTACAGCCCATGCGCATGCGTCCTCAAAAAGCTTCATGCGGAAAAGTGA